The following nucleotide sequence is from Treponema sp. J25.
AATAATAAGCGCAGAAAAAGAATCCATCATACCCAGAGCATGAACAATAAAATAATTGGGAACTAAAAACAAAATCCCGGGGAAGGCAAGAATGGCGATATATGCCCAAAGTACAATTTTTTTGCCACGAAATTCGAGCCGGGAAAGAGCATATGCTGCGGGGACACAAATAACTATCGTCGCAATGATAGAAAGGGCTGCCACAATCAACGAGTTCTGGATACCTTTAAGAACACTAATTCCACTGGCAGGAGCAAAAAGAAGTTTATAATTCTCAAAAGAGATTGTTTCAGGTATCCATCGGGGGACTCGTTCTGCCGCTGCTAGCTGAGAATCTTTAAGAGAGGTAACAAACATCCAAATAACAGGAGAAAACCAGAGGAGACAAAAAATCCACACAAGGATTGATTTAATCCAGACCCATTCTTTCTTATTGAATCCTAAACGACGCCGTCGTTTTTTAAGGAGCCCCGTTTTTTGTTCCATATCACATCTCCTCCGCATTTTTTATAGAACGGGTTAAACCAAAAAGTTGAATCAATGCAAATATAAGAACCACCGCAAAAATATACCAGGAAATAGCCGCAGCTCTTCCTAATGCTTGTACATTAATTCCGGTAGAATACAGGTAATGGACCATCGTTCTGGTACTACCTGCTGGGCCCCCGCCCGTAAAGAAATACACTTGGTCGAAAAGACCAAAGGCTAAAAGAACCTGTCGAACCACATCAAAAAAGAGAACATTCCGAATCCATGGCAAGGTAACATGAATAAAACGAAGCCAGGGACCTGCTCCATCCAACTCTGCAGCCTCGTATTGTTCTTTGGGTATCCGTCGCAATGCTCCTAAATAGAGAAGAACGCTAAAACCAACAATCCACCATACGGTAACAAAAATAATGATAGCCCACGCCCGACTAGTATTTTCAAACCAGGAGACCGTTTGACTAATAATTCCTAACTTGTGCAAATAGTAATTTGCAAGGCCCCCTGGATGGGATGCAAAGATCCATTTCCAGGTAGTAAGAATTCCCACAGAACCAAAAAAGGTCGGCGATACCAAAGCCACAAGGATCCACAATTTCCCGTAAATATTTTGATTTAAGAGACTAGCAAAAAGAAGCCCCACTATAATCACCAAGGGGAAACTAATAATCGCGAAAACAACCGTATTTTTTACCGCAAGCCAGAATTTATCATCCGTAAAAATTCTGACAAAATTTCCAAAACCTATAAAAGATTTATTTCCCAAAAGACTCCAATTATAAAAACTAATAACGCCGTTTATCACAAGAGGAATTACTATAAAAAGGAGGAATAGCGCCAGATGGGGCAACAAAAACAACCAGGAACTCATTTCTTTCCTAAGGGCATAAGCCGATTTCTTTTTCATGGAAACACCTCAAAAAATATATACCCCTACTACACAAAGGGGGAGCGAGCTCCCCCAATTCTTACTTTAGAGGGCTAGTGGGTTGCCCAGTAATCATTCAGAATAGTCTGTACCGCCTTAGCAGCCTTGTCCATTGCTTCTTCGGGACTCAATTTTTTAGTAAAGAGACAATCTTCGAGATACACCGCTATTTCATCCTGAACTTCCGATATATAGGGGAACATCTGGAAAGATTTCACATACTGAACCTGTTGAGCTACTGTCCAAATATGAGGAAGCTTCTCTTTCAGTTCCTTCCCTTCTGCAATAGACTTACGAGACGGAGTTTGACCTGCGGCATACCAGTCAATCATATGATCCCAAAGGTATTTTACCCAGCGCATGGCTGCTTCTTTTTTCTTTGCATCCTTCAGCATAGTATCGGTGAGCGCAATAACATGGGATCCCCCAAATACGGCTTTGGTGGTACCTAGCTGCGGGGCGACTGCATATCCGAAATCTTTCCCTAACAGGTTCTTCCAGGAATTGATTGTCCAAATGCCGGTAATAAGTACGGAAGCATCTCCCGATTCAAAAGCAGGACCTGGATCAACAATTCCCGAAGGAATAATATTTTTCTGCTGGAGTTCGAGCAAGAATTTCAGCACTTCTACACCCGCCTTTTGGAAAGCCGGAGCCTTAAAGTCGGGAGTTAAGAGGTCTCCCCCAAACTGCCACAAAAGATGGGTCCAAATCCAGGTCCAGTTCATGTTCTCATAGTAAGGAGTAACCCCTTTTGGCGTTACTTTTACCAGAGCTTCCATGGCTTTTACGAATTCCTCCCTTGTATACGGGGGTTTCTCTGGATCAAGACCTGCTTTACGGAAATTCGCCTTGTTGTACGCCATGTAGAAAATCCAAACATCGAGGGGTATTCCTATCAATTTACCTTTATACTCAAGTCCTGAAAGAAGATTAGGATAGATATCATTTACATCGATCCCATATTTTTTTAACTCATCTTTAGTAAATCCAGAAAACTGATCCAGATACAAGGGCATATCAAATTTTCGGATCAAAAGAACCTCTGGGGCAGTTTTGGTAGCCACACCGGTAGAAAACTTTTGCTTATACTCCGTAGAAGCTCCTACCACAAGATGGGTTACCTCCACATCAGGATTTGCCGCATTAAAGGCTTGGATAATCTTATCCATGTATGCCCCATCGGCCCCTGAAAGAGGAGTCATAAAGGTAATCTGGGTTTTACCCCCGCCTGTTGTTTTTTTACCAGTATCTTTCTGCCCCTCAGCAAAAAGACTAACCGATAAAACCGTACACAAACAACCTAACATTGCCCGTTGAAATATCTTCATATGGGCCCCTCCTTACTTAAAGGATTATATTACAAGACCGTGCTTCTCAGGCTTATCGCCCGAAAGCGGCTTGTTCCCATAACTTCAGATGCCCCTCTAAAATCCCCGAGAGGAACACATGTTTTATATCCCCGCATTACTGCGGTAACGAACACGCCTCTAACTCTTTTAAACCTCTCGATGATTGTACGGCACCTTCTGAATACTGTCAAGTTTTTTCTAAACTATTATAGACTTTTTTTAATTTTTGCCCTATAATTTGCTAAAGACCCCAGTAGAAGAAAAGGTAAAATACTTGTATTTTAGTTTTAGATATACTATCATCGAATCGTTAAAACAAAAGCGAATCCTAAAAGGATTATATTATGATCCATTTAAAAGACATACGGGAAGGAACAAAGATTTTTTTAGCCCTGGGCTCAGAAATTCGGCTTGAAATCTTAGCTCTTATCTCTGAACATGGCAAACTTAATATGAATGAACTGGCTGAACTATTGGGGCTTACCAAAGGGGCCCTTACAAGTCATATCCGAATGCTTCAGGAAGCTAATCTTATTCAGATCACCACCGCCACAGGGAAACG
It contains:
- a CDS encoding extracellular solute-binding protein; amino-acid sequence: MKIFQRAMLGCLCTVLSVSLFAEGQKDTGKKTTGGGKTQITFMTPLSGADGAYMDKIIQAFNAANPDVEVTHLVVGASTEYKQKFSTGVATKTAPEVLLIRKFDMPLYLDQFSGFTKDELKKYGIDVNDIYPNLLSGLEYKGKLIGIPLDVWIFYMAYNKANFRKAGLDPEKPPYTREEFVKAMEALVKVTPKGVTPYYENMNWTWIWTHLLWQFGGDLLTPDFKAPAFQKAGVEVLKFLLELQQKNIIPSGIVDPGPAFESGDASVLITGIWTINSWKNLLGKDFGYAVAPQLGTTKAVFGGSHVIALTDTMLKDAKKKEAAMRWVKYLWDHMIDWYAAGQTPSRKSIAEGKELKEKLPHIWTVAQQVQYVKSFQMFPYISEVQDEIAVYLEDCLFTKKLSPEEAMDKAAKAVQTILNDYWATH
- a CDS encoding sugar ABC transporter permease — its product is MKKKSAYALRKEMSSWLFLLPHLALFLLFIVIPLVINGVISFYNWSLLGNKSFIGFGNFVRIFTDDKFWLAVKNTVVFAIISFPLVIIVGLLFASLLNQNIYGKLWILVALVSPTFFGSVGILTTWKWIFASHPGGLANYYLHKLGIISQTVSWFENTSRAWAIIIFVTVWWIVGFSVLLYLGALRRIPKEQYEAAELDGAGPWLRFIHVTLPWIRNVLFFDVVRQVLLAFGLFDQVYFFTGGGPAGSTRTMVHYLYSTGINVQALGRAAAISWYIFAVVLIFALIQLFGLTRSIKNAEEM
- a CDS encoding carbohydrate ABC transporter permease, whose amino-acid sequence is MEQKTGLLKKRRRRLGFNKKEWVWIKSILVWIFCLLWFSPVIWMFVTSLKDSQLAAAERVPRWIPETISFENYKLLFAPASGISVLKGIQNSLIVAALSIIATIVICVPAAYALSRLEFRGKKIVLWAYIAILAFPGILFLVPNYFIVHALGMMDSFSALIIPGLGGTFGVFMLRQYMLGISRDLEDAAWIDGCSRFRFMISIVVPFVRPALIVLSLMTFIGSWNSFLWPLLVLNSPDKLTLPIALVRFTAGWGDPFRGIGVLMAGAFVSTLPTLILFVLFYRYLMEGVSMGAVGK